One stretch of Triticum urartu cultivar G1812 unplaced genomic scaffold, Tu2.1 TuUngrouped_contig_5109, whole genome shotgun sequence DNA includes these proteins:
- the LOC125528788 gene encoding protein C2-DOMAIN ABA-RELATED 8-like, translating into MASEPVIGKLSVRIVRGHNLVIADSLTHTSDPYVVLCYGSQKVKTSVQKKNANPLWNDVLVLPVTNLTKPVKLEVFDEDKFTADDSMGVAEFNVTDIYDAAKLDLKHASDGTRIKTIYPVGTNYLGSESHVSWKNGKVVQDLILKLKNVDSGSVVLQLEWVHVPGVTL; encoded by the exons ATGGCGTCGGAGCCGGTGATCGGGAAGCTCAGCGTCCGCATTGTCCGAGGCCACAACCTCGTCATCGCCGACTCGCTCACCCACACCAGCGACCCCTACGTCGTCCTCTGCTACGGCTCCCAG AAGGTGAAGACTAGCGTTCAGAAGAAAAATGCCAATCCCTTATGGAATGATGTACTGGTGCTCCCTGTCACAAATCTTACAAAGCCAGTGAAACTT GAGGTTTTTGATGAGGACAAATTCACAGCGGATGACAGCATGGGAGTGGCTGAGTTCAATGTAACTGATATCTATGACGCTGCAAAGCTGGATCTAAAGCATGCCTCTGATGGAACCAGGATCAAGACGATCTACCCGGTTGGCACAAACTACCTTGGCAGTGAGAGCCACGTATCGTGGAAGAATGGCAAGGTCGTCCAAGACTTGATTCTGAAGCTGAAGAACGTTGACAGTGGCTCTGTCGTGCTACAGCTGGAATGGGTTCACGTCCCTGGTGTTACCCTGTAA